A window from Drosophila miranda strain MSH22 chromosome Y unlocalized genomic scaffold, D.miranda_PacBio2.1 Contig_Y2_pilon, whole genome shotgun sequence encodes these proteins:
- the LOC117193189 gene encoding myeloid leukemia factor-like isoform X4, with product MSLFGALGLMGDFDDDLGLMNNHINMNHTMNAMGMQMRSMNRLMNTFMPDPFMLGSPFDPGFQQGGPHQMASMPAMGMLPMMPNFNRLLNADIGANPGASFCQSTVMTMSSGPDGRPQIYQASTSTKTGPGGIRETRKTVQDSRTGVKKMAIGHHIGERAHIIEKEQDMRSGQLEERQEFINLDEEEAEQFDREFTTRAHRGGGPHGRHGGMQAIRAPPPAASTSTLTIEPVEDDNDDDDCLIQEQQPQGRLSAGRQLPTLPAPSTAPHGSRNATAAATTTTTESSSPTVHDPSNNYVSIGNSRRAYMRNGQHLATPRRPLSTPASSPLATISSGSHSIAATPRDWRLYNSRYHRK from the exons atgtCACTTTTCGGTGCATTGGGACTGATGGGAGACTTCGACGATGATTTGGGACTAATGAA TAACCACATCAACATGAACCATACCATGAATGCCATGGGTATGCAAATGCGCTCGATGAACCGCTTGATGAACACATTCATGCCGGATCCTTTCATGCTGGGATCGCCATTCGATCCTGGATTCCAGCAGGGCGGCCCCCATCAAATGGCTTCCATGCCCGCCATGGGTATGTTGCCCATGATGCCAAATTTCAATCGTTTGCTCAATGCCG ATATTGGCGCTAATCCAGGCGCTTCGTTTTGCCAAAGCACCGTGATGACCATGTCATCGGGACCCGACGGCCGCCCACAGATCTACCaggccagcaccagcaccaaaACCGGCCCAGGTGGCATTCGCGAGACCCGTAAAACAGTTCAGGACTCGCGCACAGGCGTGAAGAAAATGGCCATCGGTCATCACATTGGAGAGCGCGCCCACATCATTGAGAAGGAGCAGGACATGCGCTCGGGCCAGCTGGAAGAACGTCAGGAGTTCATCAACCTGGACGAGGAAGAGGCCGAGCAGTTCGACCGCGAGTTTACCACTCGCGCCCATCGCGGAGGCGGTCCACACGGCCGTCATGGTGGCATGCAGGCCATTCGTGCACCTCCGCCAGCCGCCTCGACCTCTACACTGACCATTGAGCCTGTCGAGGATGACAACGACGATGATGACTGTTTGAtccaggagcagcagccgcaggGCCGCTTGTCCGCTGGCCGCCAGTTGCCAACGCTGCCAGCACCTTCAACGGCTCCGCACGGAAG CCGCAatgctacagcagcagcaactacaACTACCACAGAGTCGTCCTCCCCAACGGTACACGATCCATCGAACAACTACGTGAGCATTGGAAATTCGCGACGCGCCTACATGCGCAATGGGCAACACTTGGCCACTCCCCGTCGACCTCTGAGTACCCCCGCGTCCTCGCCGCTGGCCACGATTTCCAGCGGCAGTCACAGCATTGCAGCCACGCCAAG AGACTGGCGTCTATATAACTCCCGGTACCATCGAAAGTAG
- the LOC117193189 gene encoding myeloid leukemia factor-like isoform X2 — MSLFGALGLMGDFDDDLGLMNNHINMNHTMNAMGMQMRSMNRLMNTFMPDPFMLGSPFDPGFQQGGPHQMASMPAMGMLPMMPNFNRLLNADIGANPGASFCQSTVMTMSSGPDGRPQIYQASTSTKTGPGGIRETRKTVQDSRTGVKKMAIGHHIGERAHIIEKEQDMRSGQLEERQEFINLDEEEAEQFDREFTTRAHRGGGPHGRHGGMQAIRAPPPAASTSTLTIEPVEDDNDDDDCLIQEQQPQGRLSAGRQLPTLPAPSTAPHGSRNATAAATTTTTESSSPTVHDPSNNYVSIGNSRRAYMRNGQHLATPRRPLSTPASSPLATISSGSHSIAATPSKHPHPYAAHPRRQQRPMKNSHHHHTENGGESSSAKSGKRAKK, encoded by the exons atgtCACTTTTCGGTGCATTGGGACTGATGGGAGACTTCGACGATGATTTGGGACTAATGAA TAACCACATCAACATGAACCATACCATGAATGCCATGGGTATGCAAATGCGCTCGATGAACCGCTTGATGAACACATTCATGCCGGATCCTTTCATGCTGGGATCGCCATTCGATCCTGGATTCCAGCAGGGCGGCCCCCATCAAATGGCTTCCATGCCCGCCATGGGTATGTTGCCCATGATGCCAAATTTCAATCGTTTGCTCAATGCCG ATATTGGCGCTAATCCAGGCGCTTCGTTTTGCCAAAGCACCGTGATGACCATGTCATCGGGACCCGACGGCCGCCCACAGATCTACCaggccagcaccagcaccaaaACCGGCCCAGGTGGCATTCGCGAGACCCGTAAAACAGTTCAGGACTCGCGCACAGGCGTGAAGAAAATGGCCATCGGTCATCACATTGGAGAGCGCGCCCACATCATTGAGAAGGAGCAGGACATGCGCTCGGGCCAGCTGGAAGAACGTCAGGAGTTCATCAACCTGGACGAGGAAGAGGCCGAGCAGTTCGACCGCGAGTTTACCACTCGCGCCCATCGCGGAGGCGGTCCACACGGCCGTCATGGTGGCATGCAGGCCATTCGTGCACCTCCGCCAGCCGCCTCGACCTCTACACTGACCATTGAGCCTGTCGAGGATGACAACGACGATGATGACTGTTTGAtccaggagcagcagccgcaggGCCGCTTGTCCGCTGGCCGCCAGTTGCCAACGCTGCCAGCACCTTCAACGGCTCCGCACGGAAG CCGCAatgctacagcagcagcaactacaACTACCACAGAGTCGTCCTCCCCAACGGTACACGATCCATCGAACAACTACGTGAGCATTGGAAATTCGCGACGCGCCTACATGCGCAATGGGCAACACTTGGCCACTCCCCGTCGACCTCTGAGTACCCCCGCGTCCTCGCCGCTGGCCACGATTTCCAGCGGCAGTCACAGCATTGCAGCCACGCCAAG CAAACATCCACATCCTTATGCGGCACATCCAAGGCGCCAGCAGCGCCCCATGAAGAacagccaccaccaccacacaGAAAATGGCGGCGAATCATCAAGTGCCAAGTCGGGCAAGCGGGCCAAGAAATAG
- the LOC117193189 gene encoding myeloid leukemia factor-like isoform X7: protein MSLFGALGLMGDFDDDLGLMNNHINMNHTMNAMGMQMRSMNRLMNTFMPDPFMLGSPFDPGFQQGGPHQMASMPAMGMLPMMPNFNRLLNADIGANPGASFCQSTVMTMSSGPDGRPQIYQASTSTKTGPGGIRETRKTVQDSRTGVKKMAIGHHIGERAHIIEKEQDMRSGQLEERQEFINLDEEEAEQFDREFTTRAHRGGGPHGRHGGMQAIRAPPPAASTSTLTIEPVEDDNDDDDCLIQEQQPQGRLSAGRQLPTLPAPSTAPHGSKHPHPYAAHPRRQQRPMKNSHHHHTENGGESSSAKSGKRAKK, encoded by the exons atgtCACTTTTCGGTGCATTGGGACTGATGGGAGACTTCGACGATGATTTGGGACTAATGAA TAACCACATCAACATGAACCATACCATGAATGCCATGGGTATGCAAATGCGCTCGATGAACCGCTTGATGAACACATTCATGCCGGATCCTTTCATGCTGGGATCGCCATTCGATCCTGGATTCCAGCAGGGCGGCCCCCATCAAATGGCTTCCATGCCCGCCATGGGTATGTTGCCCATGATGCCAAATTTCAATCGTTTGCTCAATGCCG ATATTGGCGCTAATCCAGGCGCTTCGTTTTGCCAAAGCACCGTGATGACCATGTCATCGGGACCCGACGGCCGCCCACAGATCTACCaggccagcaccagcaccaaaACCGGCCCAGGTGGCATTCGCGAGACCCGTAAAACAGTTCAGGACTCGCGCACAGGCGTGAAGAAAATGGCCATCGGTCATCACATTGGAGAGCGCGCCCACATCATTGAGAAGGAGCAGGACATGCGCTCGGGCCAGCTGGAAGAACGTCAGGAGTTCATCAACCTGGACGAGGAAGAGGCCGAGCAGTTCGACCGCGAGTTTACCACTCGCGCCCATCGCGGAGGCGGTCCACACGGCCGTCATGGTGGCATGCAGGCCATTCGTGCACCTCCGCCAGCCGCCTCGACCTCTACACTGACCATTGAGCCTGTCGAGGATGACAACGACGATGATGACTGTTTGAtccaggagcagcagccgcaggGCCGCTTGTCCGCTGGCCGCCAGTTGCCAACGCTGCCAGCACCTTCAACGGCTCCGCACGGAAG CAAACATCCACATCCTTATGCGGCACATCCAAGGCGCCAGCAGCGCCCCATGAAGAacagccaccaccaccacacaGAAAATGGCGGCGAATCATCAAGTGCCAAGTCGGGCAAGCGGGCCAAGAAATAG
- the LOC117193189 gene encoding myeloid leukemia factor-like isoform X3 yields the protein MSEQSKSKKNCRKKRLNRANEDEEMAQDNHINMNHTMNAMGMQMRSMNRLMNTFMPDPFMLGSPFDPGFQQGGPHQMASMPAMGMLPMMPNFNRLLNADIGANPGASFCQSTVMTMSSGPDGRPQIYQASTSTKTGPGGIRETRKTVQDSRTGVKKMAIGHHIGERAHIIEKEQDMRSGQLEERQEFINLDEEEAEQFDREFTTRAHRGGGPHGRHGGMQAIRAPPPAASTSTLTIEPVEDDNDDDDCLIQEQQPQGRLSAGRQLPTLPAPSTAPHGSRNATAAATTTTTESSSPTVHDPSNNYVSIGNSRRAYMRNGQHLATPRRPLSTPASSPLATISSGSHSIAATPRDWRLYNSRYHRK from the exons atgaGTGAACAGTCGAAATCGAAAAAAAATTGTCGCAAAAAAAGATTGAATCGTGCTAATGAAGACGAGGAAATGGCCCAAGA TAACCACATCAACATGAACCATACCATGAATGCCATGGGTATGCAAATGCGCTCGATGAACCGCTTGATGAACACATTCATGCCGGATCCTTTCATGCTGGGATCGCCATTCGATCCTGGATTCCAGCAGGGCGGCCCCCATCAAATGGCTTCCATGCCCGCCATGGGTATGTTGCCCATGATGCCAAATTTCAATCGTTTGCTCAATGCCG ATATTGGCGCTAATCCAGGCGCTTCGTTTTGCCAAAGCACCGTGATGACCATGTCATCGGGACCCGACGGCCGCCCACAGATCTACCaggccagcaccagcaccaaaACCGGCCCAGGTGGCATTCGCGAGACCCGTAAAACAGTTCAGGACTCGCGCACAGGCGTGAAGAAAATGGCCATCGGTCATCACATTGGAGAGCGCGCCCACATCATTGAGAAGGAGCAGGACATGCGCTCGGGCCAGCTGGAAGAACGTCAGGAGTTCATCAACCTGGACGAGGAAGAGGCCGAGCAGTTCGACCGCGAGTTTACCACTCGCGCCCATCGCGGAGGCGGTCCACACGGCCGTCATGGTGGCATGCAGGCCATTCGTGCACCTCCGCCAGCCGCCTCGACCTCTACACTGACCATTGAGCCTGTCGAGGATGACAACGACGATGATGACTGTTTGAtccaggagcagcagccgcaggGCCGCTTGTCCGCTGGCCGCCAGTTGCCAACGCTGCCAGCACCTTCAACGGCTCCGCACGGAAG CCGCAatgctacagcagcagcaactacaACTACCACAGAGTCGTCCTCCCCAACGGTACACGATCCATCGAACAACTACGTGAGCATTGGAAATTCGCGACGCGCCTACATGCGCAATGGGCAACACTTGGCCACTCCCCGTCGACCTCTGAGTACCCCCGCGTCCTCGCCGCTGGCCACGATTTCCAGCGGCAGTCACAGCATTGCAGCCACGCCAAG AGACTGGCGTCTATATAACTCCCGGTACCATCGAAAGTAG
- the LOC117193189 gene encoding myeloid leukemia factor-like isoform X5 codes for MSEQSKSKKNCRKKRLNRANEDEEMAQEYTVYWQGGPHQMASMPAMGMLPMMPNFNRLLNADIGANPGASFCQSTVMTMSSGPDGRPQIYQASTSTKTGPGGIRETRKTVQDSRTGVKKMAIGHHIGERAHIIEKEQDMRSGQLEERQEFINLDEEEAEQFDREFTTRAHRGGGPHGRHGGMQAIRAPPPAASTSTLTIEPVEDDNDDDDCLIQEQQPQGRLSAGRQLPTLPAPSTAPHGSRNATAAATTTTTESSSPTVHDPSNNYVSIGNSRRAYMRNGQHLATPRRPLSTPASSPLATISSGSHSIAATPSKHPHPYAAHPRRQQRPMKNSHHHHTENGGESSSAKSGKRAKK; via the exons atgaGTGAACAGTCGAAATCGAAAAAAAATTGTCGCAAAAAAAGATTGAATCGTGCTAATGAAGACGAGGAAATGGCCCAAGAGTATACCGTATATTGG CAGGGCGGCCCCCATCAAATGGCTTCCATGCCCGCCATGGGTATGTTGCCCATGATGCCAAATTTCAATCGTTTGCTCAATGCCG ATATTGGCGCTAATCCAGGCGCTTCGTTTTGCCAAAGCACCGTGATGACCATGTCATCGGGACCCGACGGCCGCCCACAGATCTACCaggccagcaccagcaccaaaACCGGCCCAGGTGGCATTCGCGAGACCCGTAAAACAGTTCAGGACTCGCGCACAGGCGTGAAGAAAATGGCCATCGGTCATCACATTGGAGAGCGCGCCCACATCATTGAGAAGGAGCAGGACATGCGCTCGGGCCAGCTGGAAGAACGTCAGGAGTTCATCAACCTGGACGAGGAAGAGGCCGAGCAGTTCGACCGCGAGTTTACCACTCGCGCCCATCGCGGAGGCGGTCCACACGGCCGTCATGGTGGCATGCAGGCCATTCGTGCACCTCCGCCAGCCGCCTCGACCTCTACACTGACCATTGAGCCTGTCGAGGATGACAACGACGATGATGACTGTTTGAtccaggagcagcagccgcaggGCCGCTTGTCCGCTGGCCGCCAGTTGCCAACGCTGCCAGCACCTTCAACGGCTCCGCACGGAAG CCGCAatgctacagcagcagcaactacaACTACCACAGAGTCGTCCTCCCCAACGGTACACGATCCATCGAACAACTACGTGAGCATTGGAAATTCGCGACGCGCCTACATGCGCAATGGGCAACACTTGGCCACTCCCCGTCGACCTCTGAGTACCCCCGCGTCCTCGCCGCTGGCCACGATTTCCAGCGGCAGTCACAGCATTGCAGCCACGCCAAG CAAACATCCACATCCTTATGCGGCACATCCAAGGCGCCAGCAGCGCCCCATGAAGAacagccaccaccaccacacaGAAAATGGCGGCGAATCATCAAGTGCCAAGTCGGGCAAGCGGGCCAAGAAATAG
- the LOC117193189 gene encoding myeloid leukemia factor-like isoform X6: MSEQSKSKKNCRKKRLNRANEDEEMAQDNHINMNHTMNAMGMQMRSMNRLMNTFMPDPFMLGSPFDPGFQQGGPHQMASMPAMGMLPMMPNFNRLLNADIGANPGASFCQSTVMTMSSGPDGRPQIYQASTSTKTGPGGIRETRKTVQDSRTGVKKMAIGHHIGERAHIIEKEQDMRSGQLEERQEFINLDEEEAEQFDREFTTRAHRGGGPHGRHGGMQAIRAPPPAASTSTLTIEPVEDDNDDDDCLIQEQQPQGRLSAGRQLPTLPAPSTAPHGSKHPHPYAAHPRRQQRPMKNSHHHHTENGGESSSAKSGKRAKK, from the exons atgaGTGAACAGTCGAAATCGAAAAAAAATTGTCGCAAAAAAAGATTGAATCGTGCTAATGAAGACGAGGAAATGGCCCAAGA TAACCACATCAACATGAACCATACCATGAATGCCATGGGTATGCAAATGCGCTCGATGAACCGCTTGATGAACACATTCATGCCGGATCCTTTCATGCTGGGATCGCCATTCGATCCTGGATTCCAGCAGGGCGGCCCCCATCAAATGGCTTCCATGCCCGCCATGGGTATGTTGCCCATGATGCCAAATTTCAATCGTTTGCTCAATGCCG ATATTGGCGCTAATCCAGGCGCTTCGTTTTGCCAAAGCACCGTGATGACCATGTCATCGGGACCCGACGGCCGCCCACAGATCTACCaggccagcaccagcaccaaaACCGGCCCAGGTGGCATTCGCGAGACCCGTAAAACAGTTCAGGACTCGCGCACAGGCGTGAAGAAAATGGCCATCGGTCATCACATTGGAGAGCGCGCCCACATCATTGAGAAGGAGCAGGACATGCGCTCGGGCCAGCTGGAAGAACGTCAGGAGTTCATCAACCTGGACGAGGAAGAGGCCGAGCAGTTCGACCGCGAGTTTACCACTCGCGCCCATCGCGGAGGCGGTCCACACGGCCGTCATGGTGGCATGCAGGCCATTCGTGCACCTCCGCCAGCCGCCTCGACCTCTACACTGACCATTGAGCCTGTCGAGGATGACAACGACGATGATGACTGTTTGAtccaggagcagcagccgcaggGCCGCTTGTCCGCTGGCCGCCAGTTGCCAACGCTGCCAGCACCTTCAACGGCTCCGCACGGAAG CAAACATCCACATCCTTATGCGGCACATCCAAGGCGCCAGCAGCGCCCCATGAAGAacagccaccaccaccacacaGAAAATGGCGGCGAATCATCAAGTGCCAAGTCGGGCAAGCGGGCCAAGAAATAG
- the LOC117193189 gene encoding myeloid leukemia factor-like isoform X1 — MSEQSKSKKNCRKKRLNRANEDEEMAQDNHINMNHTMNAMGMQMRSMNRLMNTFMPDPFMLGSPFDPGFQQGGPHQMASMPAMGMLPMMPNFNRLLNADIGANPGASFCQSTVMTMSSGPDGRPQIYQASTSTKTGPGGIRETRKTVQDSRTGVKKMAIGHHIGERAHIIEKEQDMRSGQLEERQEFINLDEEEAEQFDREFTTRAHRGGGPHGRHGGMQAIRAPPPAASTSTLTIEPVEDDNDDDDCLIQEQQPQGRLSAGRQLPTLPAPSTAPHGSRNATAAATTTTTESSSPTVHDPSNNYVSIGNSRRAYMRNGQHLATPRRPLSTPASSPLATISSGSHSIAATPSKHPHPYAAHPRRQQRPMKNSHHHHTENGGESSSAKSGKRAKK, encoded by the exons atgaGTGAACAGTCGAAATCGAAAAAAAATTGTCGCAAAAAAAGATTGAATCGTGCTAATGAAGACGAGGAAATGGCCCAAGA TAACCACATCAACATGAACCATACCATGAATGCCATGGGTATGCAAATGCGCTCGATGAACCGCTTGATGAACACATTCATGCCGGATCCTTTCATGCTGGGATCGCCATTCGATCCTGGATTCCAGCAGGGCGGCCCCCATCAAATGGCTTCCATGCCCGCCATGGGTATGTTGCCCATGATGCCAAATTTCAATCGTTTGCTCAATGCCG ATATTGGCGCTAATCCAGGCGCTTCGTTTTGCCAAAGCACCGTGATGACCATGTCATCGGGACCCGACGGCCGCCCACAGATCTACCaggccagcaccagcaccaaaACCGGCCCAGGTGGCATTCGCGAGACCCGTAAAACAGTTCAGGACTCGCGCACAGGCGTGAAGAAAATGGCCATCGGTCATCACATTGGAGAGCGCGCCCACATCATTGAGAAGGAGCAGGACATGCGCTCGGGCCAGCTGGAAGAACGTCAGGAGTTCATCAACCTGGACGAGGAAGAGGCCGAGCAGTTCGACCGCGAGTTTACCACTCGCGCCCATCGCGGAGGCGGTCCACACGGCCGTCATGGTGGCATGCAGGCCATTCGTGCACCTCCGCCAGCCGCCTCGACCTCTACACTGACCATTGAGCCTGTCGAGGATGACAACGACGATGATGACTGTTTGAtccaggagcagcagccgcaggGCCGCTTGTCCGCTGGCCGCCAGTTGCCAACGCTGCCAGCACCTTCAACGGCTCCGCACGGAAG CCGCAatgctacagcagcagcaactacaACTACCACAGAGTCGTCCTCCCCAACGGTACACGATCCATCGAACAACTACGTGAGCATTGGAAATTCGCGACGCGCCTACATGCGCAATGGGCAACACTTGGCCACTCCCCGTCGACCTCTGAGTACCCCCGCGTCCTCGCCGCTGGCCACGATTTCCAGCGGCAGTCACAGCATTGCAGCCACGCCAAG CAAACATCCACATCCTTATGCGGCACATCCAAGGCGCCAGCAGCGCCCCATGAAGAacagccaccaccaccacacaGAAAATGGCGGCGAATCATCAAGTGCCAAGTCGGGCAAGCGGGCCAAGAAATAG